The genome window GATATCTACATAACCTTGGTCAACATACTCGACCAGGTACCCAAGTTGGTCCCGGGAGACAGTTTACATAATGGAAACCAATCGGAACTACAGTTGCTGAGCCACACCCCATGTGTTTGTCTCACCCCCAGTTCTTTAATGTCCTCCTTTATCAAAGTAAAGAAGGGCCTACTGTTTCCCACGTTACGTACGATGTACATTTGGTGTCGTCTAAAATCTGTAATTGATTCAAATACGGACACTCGTGAATGTTATCCATGGATTAGGTGGCGTATTGAACTACTATTGCCCTCCATTAAAGCTCCAAAACCGAGTTTGTTGTTATGTATTACGTTGTGGTTAGGCATTAAAACAACATAACATTCAATGGTCAAGTCTACAGAGGTTTGTTGTACACAAAAGGATCCCTCAAAACAGAAAGCCAAGGTAGGCTCAAAATCTCTATATATTTAAAAGCTAGGTTCGGTTAGAAATATAGACAAACACGAAACTTTTTCCCCTAAAATTATACGTAAAAACAAAGTGTGGAATTTTACAAGGTGGAGGGAGAATCAGGCGGAAGGCGGCTTGAATGTTGTTGCTGGGCAGAGATGTACCCTGAGATAGTCGAGATTCCATTTTAGTTATTTTACCTTTTTCACCCTTTCTGACATATGTAGCTGGACTTACTAGCTAACTAGTAAGGCAGAATTCGTTACTCAAGGTAATCACACtaaaatctcccccccccccccaatgaaaTGGAGGAAGGTTTGGTTATATTTTatctggagatttttttttttttttttacgaatttcCTGGGCTGTGATTGGTTGCCTCTTGGCGGCCAGTTGGCCCTGATCTGCCAGCCAACCGGTGCTGTGAATTTCGTTGTTGCGATGTAAGCAACGCTACATCacgaatctatatatataatctggttgACAAAAACACTTAAAACAatttctaggaaaaaaaaattaccatccaGTCTGGTTTATTGAAGAAATGATTTACATTATGATGTTTAACTTTGTTAGTGACACAATAACCTAGTTTTGTTGCATGCATGGAAAAATAGAAATGGGCAATTTacttgatttttttcttcatagaCGACACTTTGCTCTAACAAACAaactttactttcatacactaaCAGGCAAATACCTGGGTGATATTCTTCAATATGATCTTTCTCTGCCGAAGCGCCTTTTTTAACGATGGGTAAGGAAATGTTTTCaaaggagtgaaggttctgggagcactgaagaatgtgaggaaagaaaggCCGTTTTCTGAGAcggcaaaaatcggtatgtttgaaggagaagtagtcccaacattatcacatggatgcgaggagtgggctatagatagggctatgcggagggtggatttgttggaaatgaaacatttaagaacaatatgtggtgtgaggtggtttgaataagtaaaggataagaaagatgtgtggcaataaaactGTGACGACAGCAaaagaggatgtgctgatatgttttggacatatggagagacagTGAAAAACAGTTGACAATGATACACGAGACAGAAATGGGGAGAATGAGGCGAATGAGACCAAATTGTAtatggatgaatggagtgaaaaagatttcaaaagATTGGGGCttcaacatacaagagggtgaaaggtgtgcatgggatagagtaaattggatcaatgtggtgcacttggaatgatgtgctgtcaatggactgaacttgggcatgtgaagtgtcccaggtaaaccatggaaatgtcagtggggcctggttgtcgatagggagctgttgttttgctgcattacacttgaaagctagaaaatggatccaagtggatgtggtctttcttcatctgttccttgcactaccttgcttacatggaaaatggcaatcaaaaACATAAAAATGTTAAAGTAGTGGTTGGTATGCAGCCAATGACTACGAAGCTATAATCCTAGCAGTACCTGCTTAAATATAGGAATCATTTGCACCTAAAAACAGTGAGTGTATTCTTCAAATCTTAAAGCCAAGGCCTTCATCAGCAGGTAAAATAATTTAGGTAGCTTTTTTAGACAAGATAGTTTTAACAGTTTATGTAATGTAgctattttattatcattatcatctttttattcttttttattatgctcagtcgctgtctcccgcgttagcgaggtagcgcatggaaacagacaaaagaatggcccaacccacccacataaacatgcatatacataaacgaccacatacctatacatgtcaatatacacatatacagacatatacatatatacacatgtacatattcatacttgctgccttcatccattcctgtggccacccgcgtgaggtagcgcaaggaaaagacaacaaaggccacattcgttcacactcagtctctagctgtcatgtgtaatgcactgaaaccacagcttccttcccacatccaggccccacaaaactttccatggtttacctcagacgtttcacataccctggttcaatccattggcatcaggtcgaccccggtataccacatcattccaattcactctattccttgcatgcctttcaccctcctgtatgtttaggccctgatcgctcaaaatctttttcactccgtccttccacctccaattaggtctcccgttactccttgttccctccgcctctgacacatatatcctctatgttaatcttttctcactcattctctccacatgaccaaaccatttcaatacaccctcttctgctctctcaaccacacttttttattaccacacatttctctgaaggtgaatgcaaaagttttggaaagaggggcaagtatgcagtccgttgtggatgaggaagcttgggaagtgagttggttgttcgctgatgatacagcgctggtggctgattcaggtgagaaaccgcagaagctggtgactgagtttggtaaagtgtgtgaaagaagaaacctcagagcaaatgtgaataagagcaaggttattaggtacagtagggttgagggacaagtcaattggggaggtaagtttgaatggagaaaaactggaggaagtgaagatatccaggggtggatttggcaatggatggaaccatggaagcggaagtgaatcataggatgggggagggggcgaaagttctgggagcgttgaagaatgtgtggaagtcaagaacattatcttggaaagcaaaaatgggtatgtttgaaggaatagtggttccaacaatgttatatggttgcgaggcgtgggctatggatagagttgtgtggagggtggatgtgctggaaatgagatgtttgaggacaatatgtggtgtgagatggtttgatcgattaagtaataatagggtaagagagatgtgtggtaataaaaggagtgtggttgagagagcagaagcaggtgttttgaaatggtttggtcatatggagagaatgagtgaggaaagattgaccaagaggatataagtgtcagaggtggagggaacaaggagaagtgggagaccaaattggaggtggaaagatggattgaaaaagattttgagtgattggggtctgaacatgcaggagggtgaaaggcgtgtaaggaataaagcgaatcggaatgatgtggtataccggggtcgacatgctgtcaatggattgaaccagggcatgtgaagcgtctggggtaaaccatggaaagttctgtggggcctggatgtggaaagggagctgtggtttcaggtcattattacatgacagctagagactgagtgtgaacgaatgtggcctttgttgtcttttcttagcgctacctcgcacacatgagggggagggggttgttatttcatgtgtggcggggtggcgatgggaatgaataaaggcagacagtatgaattatgtacatgtgtacatatgtatatgtctgtgtgtgttatccctggggacaggggataaagaatacttctcacgtattccctgcatgtcatagaaggcaactaaaaggggagggagcgagtggctggaaatcctcccctctcgtttatttttaattttccaaaagaaggaacagagaagggggccaggtgaggatattccctctaaggcccagtcctctgttcttaacgctacctcgcaaacgcgggaaatggcaagtagtatggaaggaagtctgtgtgtgtatatatgtttatacattgtgatgtataggtatgtatatttgcgtgtgtggacgtgtatgtatataaatgtgtatgtgggtgggttgggccattttttcgtctgtttccttgcgctaccttgctaacacgggagacagcgacaaagcaaaataaataatcaaataaatatatctctcttaccctttcattacttacttgatcaaatcacattacaccacatactgtccttaaacatttcatttccaacacatccaccctcctccgcacaaccttatctatagcccatgcctcgcaaccaatttatattgctggaaccactattccttcaaacatacccatttttgctctccgagataacattctcgccttccacacattcttcaacgctcccagaacctttgccccctcccccaccctgtgactcactttcgcttccatggttccatctgctgctaaatccactcccagatatctaaaacactttactcattctttcttattattattatttttatcatacttatttgctgtcttctgcattagcgaggtagcgcaaggaaacagataaaagaatggcccaacccacccacatacacatgtatatacataaatgcctacacatgtacatatacataatgtaGCTATTATATGATAAATTATTACATTACTTGTGCTAAAATGCTAACTAATcttactttatcattattttcaacatAAGGTTATAATCTACATTCTATTTCTAATCTACAttctatttctttacatcttgtcATAGCAAGGGCTCCACCATaaagtagaaatagtaggtatgAGCACTAGgtagaagtcagtaggaacattaagtaagaGCTTTcgcaaacactgcacaagagttgcATTCTGTCAGTGGCatattaagggtgaggtactatggctaagaagtggcaatggactTCACTTATGGAGACTATGTATGTGGCTACCCTTCTGAGAAAGTTCCAGGCGGGACCAGGTATCACATATATAGATAAAACAGACAGTTCTAGTTGCAGTCTGGAGAACTTATGCAAATGGAGAGTAACCATATCTTGCTACAAATTAAAGGATGCAATCTTGCCAGCTAACAACCAAGCCATCATATAGAGAAAATCTATTATTAATCAAACTTTTGAACTAAAGCAGTTCAGAATCAGAAACACTGTCTTGTGTTTGATGTTGATTATTATCTTACTCAAATCCCTCCCTAGGCAAAATTATTTTGTGAGGTCTACCTCTCTGCTGTCACTGGCTTCTGGTGGATCTTTGCGTGGTGCATCTTCAAGCTGAAAAATACCATaaaattttcaaaattctttAAAAACATTTTTGGTACTCCAATTCTTAAGTACAGGATACTAAATTTAGTTGGTGAGCTTTAATAATACAAAGATATTTTGCAAGGTGTAAATAAAATACATTATGAATTTTAATCATACAACTACAGAACCCCTCTTATGGGGTTCCTGCATCTTCAAACCTGCACTCCAGTTAGGAGCAGGGAACTTGTAGACTCCTTCAGAGGAAGAAATTCCTTTTACTGATTCACAATGATACagtcttgctgaaggtgactttctaCTATTGATATAACtacatgcaggtggagtctagTAACACCATTCactatgaatgaaaatatacgaGGTAACTGGTTTGGAAACAAATTAGTAAAACAATTTGTAACTACATACCGAAAGGGAGAGAGCAATGGCTATTGACATGTTTTCTTGCTCTTtaattcttctctttctttctttcttgcttaATCCACTTAATTGTGGTACTGATGTATGCTCCTGACAAAACTGTGAATCGATCATTTCCATGCTTCCATGGGACTGTCCTACAaactgtatttctttttcctgAAGTGATAATTCAAATTGCATATCAACATCCTCTGCATTTTCCCATTGAGAAGTACATGTATTAGCCATATTTCTACAGTCACTATTTACAGGTTCTTTTAACTCATCTGATTCTTTGTCAGTGTGACAATCTGGGCATGTAGCTGATGAATTCTCATAAAAAGGCTGTGATTCTGAAAAATATTGGTTTTCATGGGAATTTTCAGACCAAAATGTCTGTCTTTCCCACTCAGATAGAGAACATGCagcactttcttcttttttgagaaACATATCTTGACGTGACAATAAGATGGCATATTCTATTTGCTCTTCATAGGATAGTGTCACTGAGCTTGTTAGCAACTCATTTTCACCTTTCTCACAGCAAGAACTGGCCAGCATCTCACTCCTCCCATTTCTACAGCAAGAGCTCTTCCATTTAGAGCAGGAAAAATCATCTTCCTGTCaacaaaggaaaaataatgacACATTAAGAAACTGCAATTACACAGTTATCAACATCTCTGTATCATGTAAGCCTTTTACTACTCGTACTACAAATTAGCACATGGAGaatcttttcaaaatatttcagatGCTGATCACCTCTACACTATAAAAAGTTGCAGATCTACAGACACATTCAAAACACCTTTAAGAGCAATCTTAGGTATTAATTTGGTTATGAGGACAAAACTAGATTCCATGAAAAGAACTGAACGTATGAGAACAAAGAGGTATTTCTTTGAGCCACTACACTTCATGGAGAAACCACAATATATGAGAACAAAACTAGGCTTCATGAAAAGACTAGAATGTAAGATATGAAAAAACATGTATTTCTTCAAGGGAATAAGGGAGATGGAATACTTCCCAAGTACCTATTGCAAGTCACAGAGGGAACCTAAGAGAGGAAGAAACAGGTAGCTGGTAATCCTCCCCACCTTGCATCATCTCTTTATAACTTAGGCTATGTATGAATGTTCATGGATGTAaccaggaagaaaagaaaagaaagataggtGTAGCATTTGAtgacaggaacctggatgttctggctctagtAAAAATTATTTGAAAGGTAACGACAAAGAACAGCTTGGGAATGTTTGGAAAGGAAGGTAAATTCTGGGGATAGTGTCAGGGCCAGTGTGAACAATAATTTGAGTTCACATGGAAACAGACTACAAGAGGCATGCAATTGTTGATGCTTGTGCACCTGATCAGGAGAATAACGAAAATCAGAGGTGCTTCCTGGAAGAGGCTGAGTGAATGCTTCGACAAATTTGATGCCAAGGACTGACCCTCAGGGTGAGGGTTCTGAATACAAAAAAGGGTGATATGGCAACTGATAGCACAATTTAGTGGCACAgggttttcagtatatgtataaacataaagaGGAGGTTAATGAGTTGTGTGTCTAAAGAGGAATGATAATCACGAATACAGACTGGTTGTGTACTTACCCACTTCATAACAACATATAATTTTTAACATGGTACCCTAAATTACACCTctcaaaaaaatatgaattaatgCAGACCAGAAAATGTAAATCCACtttcatatgaaaaagaaaatgttttgcctGTGATTGCTGCAAacatgttatccatgaggcaaaatGTTCCTTCATTCAGAAGAAGTGTGATAACtgctcctcgtcatccactgataggtctttctgctctttagctaagggcatctcttaaCAGCTTTTGTCACTCTACTTTTACTTCACTATAGCAGTCTCTCctattgacaaagcaactctctttggttcccatttctcctctaactccaccctgGATGACTCTAACACTCCTTCACCCccagatgctcctcttactaatcctatgctccttcccgtaatctcttttcggactgtctgaaaagtggATGCACACAAGGAtaatggtcctgatggcatccctCCCATGTACTGATAGACTGTGCCTCTAcatttgcacctgtgcttactcgtgTGTTCCATTCAGCTTAAAAAcctaaacttttccttcttggaagcatgcactgatacatTCCATCTATaaaaagggtgaccattctgaccttTCTATCATCCTTATGCTTTGATATCTAtgatttccaaagtctttgaatccatccttaactcccatatccttaaacactttGAGAATCATACTCTTCACTCTGATCCCCATGGTGACAGTCTTTTCtgtcttactaatatctggtcatcatccctgaaagactttCGGAAATCATGTGTAaatgcccttgacatatctaagactTTTGAAAGGGTGTAGCATTAgtgtttcatctctaagctcacctccttcacttttctctggccgatctatctctgtggttgttgatggatcagcctcctacTAAACATAAGTAATTACaagtaagaaacacacacactcctacctaAGACTGGCTGGAGGTAATGGTCATTTGCATGTTTTCTCTTTAATTAGTTACCTTTCACCCTAAGAATTTTTAATGTAAACATTTGCAAAGCACGATCATTCATAAAACTCCTGTAACACTCCAATTTTGTAAGCACTCAGTAACTATTACCTACAACACCATAATCTAAAGACCAGAAATATTTAATACAAAAGATAAATTTGAGATATCCAGAGCCTAACTCActttttatcatcatattcaaaGATTCACTTTTCTAGATACACTAATGCAAAACctaatatacttatgtattaaggaggtaaataaagcgcataagacaagaaaacaaatgggaacatcggtgaaaggggctaatggggaggtaataacaagtagtggtgaagtgagaagatggagtgagtattttgatggtttgttgaatgtgtttgatggtagagtggcagatatagggtgttttaatcgaggtggtgtgcgaagtgaaagggtcagggagaatggtttggtaaacagataagaggtagtgaaagctttgtggaagatgaaagctggcaaggcggtgggtttggatggtgatgcagtggaatttattaaaaaagggggtaactgtgttgctgactagttggtaaggatattcaatgtatgtatggttcatggtgaagtgcctgaggattggcagaatgcatgcattgtgccattgtacaaaggcaaaggggataaaggtgagtgttcaaattacagaggtataagtttgttgagtattcctgggaaattatatgggagggtactgattgagagggtaaaggcatgtacagagcatcagattgtggaagagcagtgtggtttcagaagtggtagaagacggTGGATcgattgtttgctttgaaaaatgtatgtgagaaatacttagaaaaaaagatggatttgtatgtagcatttatggatctggaaaaggcatatgatagagctgatagagatgcaccgaaaccacagctccctttccacatccaggccccacagaactttccatggtttaccccagacacttcacatgccctggatcaatccgttgacagcatgtcaatgtTTGCGATAAAAAGTAATAATGTATACAGCTGGATAGCACCAGTACATCTTCACA of Panulirus ornatus isolate Po-2019 chromosome 73, ASM3632096v1, whole genome shotgun sequence contains these proteins:
- the LOC139748301 gene encoding uncharacterized protein isoform X1; amino-acid sequence: MSGLGALAVSWGPAFLKAMPHIIRVINGLSYLWSEIRKTKKEDDTVLKSLELLKTHQDDIDRFIEDPERRKLVMEGLVILMTKINKLDRHESDKQDKSGYHKEDDFSCSKWKSSCCRNGRSEMLASSCCEKGENELLTSSVTLSYEEQIEYAILLSRQDMFLKKEESAACSLSEWERQTFWSENSHENQYFSESQPFYENSSATCPDCHTDKESDELKEPVNSDCRNMANTCTSQWENAEDVDMQFELSLQEKEIQFVGQSHGSMEMIDSQFCQEHTSVPQLSGLSKKERKRRIKEQENMSIAIALSLSLEDAPRKDPPEASDSREVDLTK
- the LOC139748301 gene encoding uncharacterized protein isoform X3, yielding MSGLGALAVSWGPAFLKAMPHIIRVINGLSYLWSEIRKTKKEDDTVLKDPERRKLVMEGLVILMTKINKLDRHESDKQDKSGYHKEDDFSCSKWKSSCCRNGRSEMLASSCCEKGENELLTSSVTLSYEEQIEYAILLSRQDMFLKKEESAACSLSEWERQTFWSENSHENQYFSESQPFYENSSATCPDCHTDKESDELKEPVNSDCRNMANTCTSQWENAEDVDMQFELSLQEKEIQFVGQSHGSMEMIDSQFCQEHTSVPQLSGLSKKERKRRIKEQENMSIAIALSLSLEDAPRKDPPEASDSREVDLTK